Proteins from a genomic interval of Acetobacterium woodii DSM 1030:
- a CDS encoding chorismate mutase, whose translation MKSLDEIRDEIDQIDDQMRILFEQRMACVKAVAEYKFNNHGDIFDQNREEKMLKKNLSKLEASEYAKAYEQFLQEILLVSKAYQKDWILSKESDERGN comes from the coding sequence TTGAAGTCTTTAGATGAAATAAGAGATGAGATTGATCAGATCGATGATCAGATGCGTATCCTTTTCGAACAGAGAATGGCTTGCGTTAAAGCGGTTGCTGAATATAAATTCAACAATCATGGAGATATATTCGATCAAAATCGCGAGGAAAAAATGTTAAAAAAGAATTTGTCAAAGCTGGAAGCAAGTGAATACGCAAAAGCGTATGAGCAATTTCTGCAAGAAATTCTGCTTGTCAGTAAAGCATATCAAAAGGACTGGATACTTAGTAAAGAAAGTGATGAGAGAGGCAATTAA
- the aroC gene encoding chorismate synthase, giving the protein MGSTWGNKFKISIFGESHGNGIGAVIDGLPAGIAINPEHIQHELNRRAARGNPLATPRKEGDQIEILSGVFNGKTTGAPLAGLIRNENTRSGDYAKTKDLMRPGHADYTSNIRYGGFQDYRGGGHFSGRLTAPLVFAGAIAKEILRAISPQMEIGSRIVAIADVKDKAINDWRVYCHLKNDFINPAFPLYDAKLEVAMKAAIISAMEDEDSVGGIVEGFITGSLPGIGNPFFESIESRLAALLFSIPAVKGVTFGAGFETASKRGSEVNDALRMRDGKIETVTNNNGGINGGISNGMPIVFQVAFKPTPSIGKEQQTINIAALKDATLKIEGRHDPCIVVRAFPVVEAVTAICMADFLLR; this is encoded by the coding sequence TTGGGCTCAACGTGGGGAAATAAATTTAAGATTTCGATTTTTGGTGAATCTCATGGTAATGGGATTGGCGCGGTTATTGATGGTCTGCCGGCTGGGATCGCAATAAATCCTGAACATATTCAGCATGAACTGAACAGACGCGCAGCTCGCGGCAATCCATTGGCTACGCCACGAAAAGAAGGGGATCAGATTGAAATTCTCAGCGGTGTTTTTAATGGCAAAACGACCGGAGCACCATTAGCCGGATTGATTCGTAATGAAAACACCCGCTCCGGGGATTATGCTAAAACCAAAGATCTGATGCGCCCGGGTCATGCCGATTATACCAGTAATATTCGATATGGCGGTTTTCAGGATTATCGCGGGGGCGGACATTTTTCCGGTCGGCTTACCGCTCCGCTGGTTTTTGCCGGAGCGATTGCCAAAGAAATTTTAAGGGCGATCAGCCCACAAATGGAAATCGGCAGTCGGATTGTCGCGATTGCTGATGTCAAAGATAAAGCCATTAATGATTGGCGCGTTTACTGTCATTTAAAAAATGATTTTATTAATCCGGCTTTTCCGCTTTATGACGCTAAGCTTGAAGTAGCGATGAAAGCGGCAATTATCTCGGCCATGGAAGATGAGGATTCGGTCGGAGGGATCGTCGAAGGGTTTATCACGGGCAGCTTACCGGGAATTGGAAATCCTTTTTTTGAGTCCATTGAAAGCCGCTTAGCTGCATTATTGTTTTCGATCCCGGCAGTTAAAGGCGTTACTTTTGGAGCAGGGTTTGAAACGGCCAGCAAACGCGGTTCGGAGGTCAACGATGCCTTAAGAATGCGGGATGGTAAAATTGAAACAGTGACAAATAACAATGGTGGTATTAATGGTGGGATTTCTAATGGTATGCCGATTGTATTTCAAGTTGCCTTTAAACCGACACCATCAATTGGCAAAGAGCAACAAACCATTAATATCGCAGCCTTGAAAGATGCGACGTTAAAAATAGAAGGTCGTCATGATCCTTGTATTGTGGTGAGAGCTTTTCCGGTAGTTGAAGCGGTTACCGCTATTTGTATGGCAGACTTTTTACTTAGGTAA
- the aroA gene encoding 3-phosphoshikimate 1-carboxyvinyltransferase produces MKTIEITPQLLTGSLEIPPSKSVSHRAIIAAGLAKGESIISNVLMSLDMIATCDAMKALGASIEYHEELNKRYTLKIKGCDPLALKSETIECNESGSTLRFIIPILLLQPKPVIITGKGRLVTRPLKPYYQIFDEKGIQYEHLNKDQELPLRLEGTLTPGTYQIDGGVSSQFITGLLFMLPLLDGDSVIELTSKLESKPYLDITLNVLKAFGIEINQVDEQRFLINGNQTYTPCDYRVEGDFSQGAFWLVAGAIGETMNCYDLNLASHQGDKVIVDILKKMGGDIAIMADKLVVNKAKTHGIEIDVSQCPDLAPILAVLGSMSSGTTTIVNGERLRLKESDRLMSTADVLNKLGGNIEETTDGLVIHGVQGFTGGHVQSYNDHRIAMAVGIASICANGKIILDGADAVNKSYPHFWDDFKKSGGEWIGLNVGK; encoded by the coding sequence ATGAAGACAATCGAAATTACCCCCCAATTATTAACGGGCAGTTTAGAGATACCGCCGTCAAAAAGTGTCAGCCACCGGGCGATTATCGCGGCCGGGTTAGCTAAAGGAGAAAGTATTATATCAAATGTCCTGATGTCACTTGATATGATTGCCACCTGTGATGCGATGAAAGCCTTAGGGGCGAGCATTGAATATCACGAAGAATTAAATAAGCGTTATACTTTAAAGATTAAGGGTTGCGATCCATTAGCGCTTAAAAGTGAAACCATTGAATGTAATGAGTCAGGATCGACGCTTCGTTTTATCATTCCGATCCTGTTGTTGCAGCCAAAACCGGTAATAATTACCGGCAAAGGGCGTTTGGTCACGCGCCCATTAAAACCGTATTATCAAATATTTGACGAAAAAGGAATTCAGTATGAACATTTAAATAAAGATCAGGAATTACCATTGCGGTTGGAAGGAACGTTGACGCCGGGAACGTATCAAATTGATGGTGGAGTAAGTTCTCAATTCATTACCGGCTTGCTTTTTATGCTGCCGCTTCTGGATGGCGATTCAGTTATCGAATTGACATCAAAATTGGAATCCAAACCGTATCTGGATATTACGTTAAATGTCTTAAAAGCTTTTGGAATTGAGATCAATCAGGTTGATGAACAGCGTTTTTTGATTAATGGGAATCAAACATATACCCCTTGCGATTATCGGGTTGAAGGTGATTTTTCGCAAGGCGCTTTTTGGTTGGTTGCCGGTGCCATTGGTGAAACGATGAACTGTTATGATTTAAATCTGGCATCGCATCAAGGCGATAAGGTGATTGTTGATATTTTAAAAAAAATGGGCGGAGATATTGCAATTATGGCCGATAAGCTGGTGGTCAACAAAGCAAAAACCCATGGCATTGAAATTGATGTTTCCCAATGTCCGGACTTGGCTCCGATTTTGGCTGTTCTTGGCAGTATGAGCAGCGGCACAACAACGATTGTTAACGGGGAGCGGTTACGCTTAAAAGAATCGGATCGATTGATGTCCACGGCCGATGTACTCAATAAACTTGGCGGTAATATTGAAGAAACGACCGACGGATTGGTGATTCATGGGGTTCAAGGTTTCACCGGGGGGCACGTGCAAAGTTATAATGATCACCGCATCGCGATGGCCGTGGGGATTGCTTCGATTTGCGCTAATGGAAAAATTATTTTAGATGGAGCCGATGCTGTAAACAAATCCTATCCTCATTTTTGGGATGACTTCAAAAAAAGTGGAGGTGAGTGGATTGGGCTCAACGTGGGGAAATAA